The Culex quinquefasciatus strain JHB chromosome 2, VPISU_Cqui_1.0_pri_paternal, whole genome shotgun sequence genome contains the following window.
GGCTCAGGATCTGTGGTTCGCGATCATCGAGTCGCAGGTCGAGACGGGAGTGCCGTACATGCTGTACAAGGACGCTTGCAACCGGAAGAGCAACCAGCAGAACATCGGCACCATAAAGTGTTCGAACCTTTGCACGGAAATCGTGGAGTACTCGTCCAAGGACGAAATTGCCGTGTGCAACTTGGCCTCGATCGCGGTCAACATGTTTGTCAAACCGGACAAGTCGTATGACTTCCAGAAGCTCAAGGAAGTCTCTAAAATAGTCacaaaaaatctgaacaaaatTATCGACATCAACTACTACCCAGTTCCGGAGGCCAAGCGCTCCAACATGCGTCACCGCCCGATCGGAATCGGTGTCCAGGGAATGGCCGACGCGTTCATCCTGATGCGCTTCCCGTACGAGAGCGAGGAAGCCCAAAAGCTGAACCAGCAAATCTTCGAAACCATCTACTACGGTGCCCTCGAGGCAAGCTGTGAAATTGCCGAGAAGGACGGAACCTACGAAACGTACGATGGCTGTCCGGTTAGCAAGGGCATCCTGCAGTACGACATGTGGAACAAGGCCCCATCCGACCTGTGGGACTGGGTCCCACTCAAGGAAAAAATCGCCAAGCACGGAGTCCGAAACTCCCTCCTCCTTGCCCCGATGCCAACCGCGTCCACCGCGCAAATCCTCGGCAACAACGAATCCTTCGAACCGTACACCTCCAACGTCTACAACCGGCGCGTGCTGTCGGGCGAGTTCCAGGTCGTCAACCACCATCTCCTCAAAGACCTCACCGAACTCGAGCTGTGGGACGACGACATGAAGAACAAAATCATCGCCAGCAACGGCTCCATCCAGCACATCGACGAAATCCCCAAGCACATCCGCGAGCTCTACAAAACGGTGTGGGAAATCTCCGTCAAAACCTGCATCAAAATGGCCGCCGACCGGGGCGCCTTCATCGACCAGTCCCAGTCGTTCAACATCCACGTCGCGGAACCCAACTACGGCAAGCTCACCTCGATCCACTTCTACGGCTGGAAGATGGGACTCAAAACCGGAATGTACTACCTGCGCACCAAACCCGCCGTCAACGCCATCCAGTTCACCGTGGACAAGGTCAAACTCGGCCAAACCCAGTCCGCACAAAACGGAACAACGTCCCCCTCGAAATCCATGCTGATGAACGGATCGAGCACGCCGCGCAAGATGAACGGCGAAAGCTCGATGGCGATGGCCGACACGTCGGCGATTGCCACCGGGGAAACCTCAATGAACGGATCGTACGCCGAGCGGAACCGCCGGATGGCCGAGATGGTGTGTTCACTCGAGAACAAGGAGGACTGCATGATGTGCGGTTCGTAGGCGGCGATCGCAACAGCGTTGACGCTGACCGGTGATCGCTTAATTATTGGTGTATAGACTTATTTTAAACTCACTGTATTCTATCTTTTGTATCGTTTGGCCCACTTGACGGTTAGATTCACGAGTTTTATTTGCGCTTGTTTTGGGTTCATTCGTTTtagtttcatttttatttctgtttagaATTTAAGACAAATATACCAAAATTCTGATTCGAAGACtttatttttgttgtgttttgatTGTGGAAAGAAATTTTCTCTCAGGCCTGATTGGTTCTGAGCAGCCATAACTAAAATGAAACAATCAAGTGTGATGccatttttgtcatgttttagaTTTAGACCATcaaaagtgtcctggaatacataCCATGGAGTTTAACGCCTTAATAACTCGATTCCAACAAGTTCATGCTTTGGTTTGTTAGGAGAACAGcttctaattccagcgtgcctctaatgttggcaggtaagaACTTTGCATTTAAATAAAgccaattaaaagcgttttcagctGAAACCGAGTGATAAATATGtagctcaatgagaagtgagcaagcacgtttctatcaaaagttttgcaaagttagttgtttaaatagtgaaattcAGCAAGTTGGATGGAACTAGGAGCgaatgcttaacctgccaaacatacgagaatttcccctatttggTAATTTCACTAGGGCACGGCGTGCCTGGCGTGCCTGGAGCAAATTATTATAAACCGAGATAACCCATTGGAGATTTTTACGCAGAATGTTGTGTTTTATCAGCCTGAATCAgaatctgggtgctgaatagtggttcgcaaaacggcctcaattttgaactatcaaagtggaaccaatttactgttcgcttgaagtagagagtattgttatcgatcatttaaaaattgtttttatttatttatttttattttttttgtaagaatgacaaatgtgtggctttttagaacttggagttgaagtcaatgcgaaatcgacattttttatattaatgaaaggatgttgtttatggagtcgatccTGTTGTAtacatccagaagctgtcttgtTTGATTCCACGCCGCAGTTCTTAGTCAcctgtaaaaaagaaaaatatcttCTAACCGATTGAAACGGgacaattttctagcaaaatttcaaaaactagacaaaataatacacatactactgattatattTACCAGTAAAATAAatgtcatgcttgtgcttgaacagtatcttactttgtagatgtaaacaaagtgggatcattcgggtatcacgttacgcattctctctgtTCATCACCCAGATCAGAATATGTAtaaataaaaatccatttttcttccagtgaatatttttaGCTGTTCTGCTGCTGAAAACTCTGAtcgatcttaaaaaaaatatttgttataacagattttctttgaaaagttcTTACTCATAAaacctatttttaaattttgttaatccGTTTTGATTATTACACATCAAAGACATCaattcgacgctgtcgtgctatttatgtcgcacccgccattccgacgtttcgagaaaaacgcgttttaatgtttgaccttgaataaacaaaaacgagagcacgcaatgtaaacaatgaataatacgttttgtttggttgaccattcagtgcgttgccccgaagtttggttgaaattggttgctggagtcccgattTATAATTACAATTAGTTATAGTTATAATAACAAAGGTAGGGCATTGGGTATTAAAATTAATCAacgtattttcatattttttcaaatacctttaatttttcaaaacacagTTCTACAAGTGTTTCCATAAATGTTGAAAGGTAGATTCTTCAGTCttaagaacaaaaaaatgttttctgataACTGTaagataatttttgaaaaatctgtttaaTTTAAATCCATTTATAATAGAACAAAAAACAGCTTGATAGTAAAACTTAAAAtggataactttttaaatacatctttaaaagttttttaaaattatttcataaaataaaaaaataattcaattgatTAATGTCTCGGAAATGTCATTATAGGTGAATCGAAACATTTGGTTTGTTTCAGattgtgcaaatatttttgatgcaTGATTTTCcatcaatcaatcaaaaaatcagagtacaaaaaattgcagtttacactgaaaaaattctTGAGACATTTTTCCTcgaattttccttgaaaatcagaaatgagttttattcatattttaaatttgaaaaatatgctttttaaaaaatcgaaactaTTTTTCTGAACTTCCCTCACCAATACTTATAATTATTCTGGTCCTCGAAAAGATTCAATAATgtttaatcaaaatcaaacaaaatatgaatgaaACTAATTAACGCTTTTGAAGGAAAATTCAAGGAAAAATGTTCCCAAGTTTCTGGATTCAGTGTTAACCGCGGGAAACCatacatgaaaaatatttgcacaataaaaaaacaatttttcgattAACATTTAAAGACATTACCTAGTTCTGAATCTTTCcggaaacaatttttaatttaaaaaataatttaaaaaacttttaagatttttttaacaaactgttttttaatgaacaaatatagcaaaaaaagaaaaagaaaatattggttgaaattaaaataaaattcattgatatttaaaaaatttacccttttgtgttttttccgtttttttttattttttgaaagcttaACAGAAAATTATTGAGCATTTTTATGTGAGTaacaaattttgtcaatttaaagCTTTATACAACGCATGTCAAACTTACACTTACACTTTTGATGGCAAAgaatacagatttgatcaaattaatcgTTGATCAatcgttggaatgttaaaaaaaaaactagtgaaATTTCAATTAATCTGGTGTCAATAATTTCAATTCAAGAAACCCTAAGTCAGAAAATGTCTATTTTGATCTGGTCTTCttagaaaaaaacttaaacttaaaaaataacggAAAATTTACGTTTCAAAATATCCTATTCTAAACCACTTAAAATATTTAGCTTAGCTATTatttattctaattttttttagtttgaactGACCATTATTTTAGCTTCaaaagattttggaaaaatatgggATAGAAGGTCTATTAGTTACAGCTATACATGATgtatatcaaatcaaatcagttTGCTTGATTAAATTTGTTGCCTTTGGAAAAAGGTTTATGAAGCTTGAACAAATGTCATGTCTTATAATAACTTGTTTTTATTTCGTTgttgatcaaataaaaaaaattatttatcttACGATCATCAGTTTAATCTTAGCAAAATTTGTAGAGAATACTAATAAcgagcattttttattttttcaaaataaatgtttgatcTTGGATGCTCATTTAAATTCACGAATTCTTCAATATCGTTTCGaacaattttctcaaaataagttcataatttaaaaagcataccgatttacttcaaaatttaatgaaattcaaatatttttattgaacgtATACGAATTTATAATCTTTctaaattttaaggaaaattttaaggattttgattttgatgaaaagaaTATTCTGTGTGAACActatcaaaatgataaaaataatgtATTATATATTTGATGAcacaacaaattttttttaatatttttgatttaaaaaaatcagatatttaTAAAGAGAAATCGCCGAGCTGAATgatatcgttttttttaaactcgttTTCTGATATAATAATTTCGATAATTATATTACAgtatgtgagcagttctctacggaatcggtcttttttctttaattttaatttttgtattttttaatccggctgaaacttttttggtgccttcggtatgcccaaagaagccattttgcatcattagtttgtccatataattttccatacaaatttggcagctgtccatacaaaaatgatatgtaaaaattcaaaaatctgtatcttttgaagaaattttttgatcgatttggtgtctttggtaaagttgtaggtatggatatggactacactgaaaaaaaatgatacacggtaaaaaacaatttggtgatttttaatttaactttttgtcactaaaactgggttgtttgggtgagacttagaaaacatcaattttcctgttttttaacctttgcatggcaatatctcagcaactaagggtcgtatcaacaaagtccgaaaaagcaaaatatagagaattttctcagcttttcaaaaatatttttttcaatagtgggcaaacatgggcactatttttaaaaaatgaaaaactgcgactattttcaaaaaagttacctaaaaatggttataacttggaaacggtgcactttatcaaaaatttactaaagtactttttgattgcaaattcgattttacatcgaaaaatgcagttgaaaaatgtttgcgaccaatatttcgattttttgaaaaaatctgtattgattcaaaaagtcataactcggtcaaagattttttgcccattctggaaatttctgaaaagttggcattttatgtcctctaaaacatatcaacaaataaaaaaaattaaaaatagtgtttttttgcaaatcaagttttagtgacaaaaagttaaattaaaaatcaccttttttttaccgtgtatcatttttttcagtgtagtccatatccatacctacaactttgccgaagacaccaaatcgatcaaaaaattccttcaaaagatacagatttttgaattttcacatatcatttttgtatggacagctgccaaatttgtatggaaaattatatggacaaactaatgatgcaaaatggcttctttgggcataccgaaggcaccaaaaaagtttcagccggattaaaaaatacaaaaaaaaaaaaaatcgaatgaccgaaatctcagagaattgctcatgtaaaaaaagtatttacaccccttgggcactatgtaacgtcatgattcgaattcccggacgcttcgaaacccggacacttcaacttgttttatcaattatttggatataagttcgcattatgaatgtcaaaactgtgttatttgatgaattgtaacatcaactttcatttaaagtttgtttgaacgctgtagttaatgccaaagcaataaaataatataaaattataagtttatcaaaaatgcgaaacatttcaacggaaatatttcataagcgtccgaagcaccgggaagacagagcagaaatttatgtgtttgatttccttaaattctagcaaagttTTATacaaactatcgattgttttgatgttaacagcttatttgagacccaaagaatgccattcactaacatttcagtccaaatttgtgcgatttattagCAAacacgagtgtccggaattcgaagcaaaagtgtccggatttcgaatcagcttttatcagtgtccgggattcgaagcacaacaagtcattttaattttcaaattctgatgaaaaatggttagaaaagacatattttgcatgcattctcttaaaactgactgtttatactaaatccagatgatatttctacatttccaacttatttcatgattttttgccagctataacaaaaaaatatatggtactaagtgtccggatttcgaatcatgacgttactacgttttgttcagaaactcatgccagacattttgctacaaaaagctcatgaaaagatgatttctataaaacacCGGGCAGCCCGCCCCGGGTGACCCCCGACCTTAgtacagtatggcccataaaaaaatgcgacatgtgcattttttcacagaaaaaatggtgccattcttaaatttatttaacaatctaattttttatgtattatggTGTTAGTTTAGTATGTTTTGAAGATATCGTCATGATAAGTTTTTGCAGTTCACCAAAACTGTGTACAGGCGGTCTACAATTATGAATGTGTTTTTGGGACAATATTTAccctaattaattaatttatatcagggccgtgcacaggattttcgaaaggggagggttttctcgaaaggggcgcatggggtgcttgtttagattgcgaaagggcgctaacagtcaatctttaaactcaataaataatactttggtatattttacatatattttgctggttcgaatcccgcggcggacgctctaaaattctaagtgtaaatatgggtatccggcgccgtcgctctgtgccttactcaaacagggcggcgaagtccttgtagttataAGGTTGACAGTGGTTGGTCTAGTCCCGGGTGACagatataaagtcaacttcgtttttatatattttacattgGTGCAACAAGAGACTACACTTTTTGAATTGGTGCTGCAAATCGTGTTGAATAGCACCATGAAGGGGGGGCGTTAATTCGGAGTTTGagcgaat
Protein-coding sequences here:
- the LOC6037387 gene encoding ribonucleoside-diphosphate reductase large subunit, translated to MVLKSNKMYVFKRDGRKEEVHLDKITSRIQKLCYGLNMDFVDPVAITLKVINGLYTGVTTQELDNLAAETAATLTTEHADYAILAARLAVSNLHKETKKHFSDVMADLYNMENEFLKTKSPMISDEHYKIIMDNADRLNSAIIYDRDFGYNYFGFKTLERSYLLKIKGKVVERPQHMLMRVAVGIHGLDIDAAIETYNLLSERYFTHASPTMFAAATRRPQLSSCFLLTMSDDSIDGIYDTLKQCALISKSAGGIGVNVHCIRAKGTYIAGTNGISNGLVPMLRVYNNTARYVDQGGNKRPGAFAIYLEPWHGDIFEFLDLKKNTGKEEVRARDMFYALWIPDLFMKRVEANEDWCLMCPHDCPGLPETWGEEFEKLYTTYENEGRYIRKVKAQDLWFAIIESQVETGVPYMLYKDACNRKSNQQNIGTIKCSNLCTEIVEYSSKDEIAVCNLASIAVNMFVKPDKSYDFQKLKEVSKIVTKNLNKIIDINYYPVPEAKRSNMRHRPIGIGVQGMADAFILMRFPYESEEAQKLNQQIFETIYYGALEASCEIAEKDGTYETYDGCPVSKGILQYDMWNKAPSDLWDWVPLKEKIAKHGVRNSLLLAPMPTASTAQILGNNESFEPYTSNVYNRRVLSGEFQVVNHHLLKDLTELELWDDDMKNKIIASNGSIQHIDEIPKHIRELYKTVWEISVKTCIKMAADRGAFIDQSQSFNIHVAEPNYGKLTSIHFYGWKMGLKTGMYYLRTKPAVNAIQFTVDKVKLGQTQSAQNGTTSPSKSMLMNGSSTPRKMNGESSMAMADTSAIATGETSMNGSYAERNRRMAEMVCSLENKEDCMMCGS